Below is a window of Myxococcaceae bacterium JPH2 DNA.
CAGCAGCGTCGCCCCGGGATGACGGAGCACATCGAAGACGCGCTGGCCATTGGGCAATCGCCCATCCGGCATGCGGTCGCCAGGGTGAAGCTCGCCCATGGGAACTCCCGACGAGAGAGCGCTCTCCCGATAGTGAAGCCCAAGCTGATTCGTCAGCGCGCCCCGCTTCATCGAGCGATTCACATACAGCGTGCGACTCAGGTTCAAGACCGCGGCGGCAACCGGAAGCCGCTCAGCCTGATAGCTGTCGAGAATCGAGTCAGGTCCCCCGCGCAGTGCCCACGCGAGCTTCCACCCGAGGTTCCAGGCATCTTGAACACCCGTGTTGAGCCCCTGACCTCCCGTGGGCGGATGCAGGTGCGCCGCATCACCCGCGAGAAACACACGTCCCGCTCGGTAGCGTTGCACCATGCGAGCCTGCGGGGTGTAGCTCGATGACGTGAGCACCTCGGAGACGCGGCACTTCGTGACGGACTCAATGAGTCCCGCCACGTCCTCCACCTTCGGGCACGTCACCTGGAAGAAGTCGGAGTGCGGCATCGGGCACAACCCGAGCATGCCGCCCCGAGCCCAAGGCCAGACATGCCAGTCCGCGCGGGACAGGCCCTCGACATTCACATCGCCGACGAGCAGCGTCTTGTCCTCCACGGTCGAGCCAACCAAACCGAACCCGAGCGCCTTGCGGACCGCGCTCCGTCCCCCATCGCAGCCCACGAGAAACGCACAGCGGACCCGAACACCGTCCGAGAGCGTCACGTCGACTCCATCGTCCCGCTGAACGAACGATTCGAAGCGTCGGCCGAACTCCACCGAGACGCCCAGCGACGCGAGGCGGGCGCGGAGCACTCCTTCCGTCTTGAACTGCGGCACTTGCAGCAAGTTGGGATACGGCATCGCCTCCGTGGGCGCGTGACGCGTCCCGAGCGAGCCACCGCGAAAGCTGAACGGGCCCCAGTGGAAGCGCAGGCGCTGATAGAGGCCGCCCACCTGCGCAATCTCGGGCATCACCCCCAGCAGGTCGAAGATCTCCTGGGTGCGCGGCTGAATCCCCTTCCCGCGAGAGCCACGGGAAGGCTCCGTCGCAGCATCGACGATGCGCACCCTCACACCCCGCCGAGCCAGATCCACAGCAAGCGTCAACCCCGTGGGCCCCGCGCCGACGACGAGCACCTCTTGTTCGTACACCATACGAACCATCCTCATCGTACGATGTACGAAATGCAAGGACGGCCGAAGAAGCGGGCGAAGAAGCCGGAGGCGACCCAGTCCATCTGGACACGCCAGGAGCCGAGCACACGGCAGCCCAAGCTCTCGCGAGCGAAGATTTCCGAAGCAGCCATTGCCATCGCGGACACCGAGGGCTTCGACGCGGTGAGCATGCGAAGCGTCGCCCAGAGGCTCGGAGGCTCGACGATGAGCCTCTACTACTACGTGAAGACCCGAGCCGAGCTGTTGGCCCTGATGGACGACGCGCTGATGGGCGAACTGCTGCTCCCCACCGTGAGCAAGAAGGGCCCACAAGCCCTCCTCGACATCGCGCTCGGCACAGCGGAGATGCTGCGGAGGCATCCCTGGGCGCTGGTGGCGATGAGAGGAGCCCCACCGGGCCCCAACGCGCTCAGCCACGCGGAGCAGTGTCTGGAGACCCTGGCCGAAACAAAGCTCTCCGCGAAGGAGAAGCTGACGCTATTGGCAATGGTGGACGACTACGTCTTCGGCCACGCCCTCAGAGAAGCCGAAACACAGACTCCAACGGATGAAGCCCTCGCGAAGAAACTAATGGAGACAGGGAACTTCCCAAGGCTCGAAGAGACCTTCCGCCACGGGAAGCCAACCCCCGACCCCAAGCGCCTCCGCCGAGGACTCGAAGCCCTCATCCGCCTGTCCCTGCCGCTCTGACAGCCCTGGGCACTCAGCAGGCTCACCCTTTCGAATTGACGATGCCAGGGGCGTTCAGTCGCGTCTGGTCCCCACGTCGTTGTTTCCCAGCACCACAAAAGAATCATTCACGTAGTAGTGCGCCAACGCAGCAACCAACTCACCAGGCTGAACATCAGGTTTTTGGCGGCGTGCATTCACGACGACCTGTCGAATCTGTGCTGTGGACAGAATCATCATCAGACCCTTCTCCGACGCGAGCTGAGGCAGGCCGTCAGAATACAGATCGCGCTCCAACATCAGGCACTCACTCTCTACCGTCCATGGCGGTCCGCCACGCATGTAGAGCGCATACCCTCGAGGGCGGTCTCCAACTTCGCACAACACCGTTCCCAACGACTCAAGCCGACTCATTTTGAACGCCCTCCTCTTTTACTCCCCTGATGCACACCAAGGAGGGCGCCCATACGAAGCAGAGCGGAGGTGACGCGCGCGCCTCGCAGCAGCTTGGGGCGGCCCGTCGGGCACCCACTTCTTAGCCTCTCTCGCCTCGTCGTCTTCAATGTTCACATGGACGATACCGCGAAGGTGGATGACGAACCCGAACCTGTCGAGCAGTTCGTCCAGGGTGACGTCTCCCAATGCCCCGTCTGCGAGCACCGTCACCTGCACACGAGGAGACAGCATTTGAAGCAACCGTGCCAGCAGCGCCGCGCCCGGACTCCGAGCAACCTCGGGTAACCCGCCTCGCTGCGAGCGACGGGGACGCTAGCGGGACTCCAGTCCGGAGCGTCTGTCAGCGCCATCATTCATGACAGGCAGTTACACCATGGATACCCCGGCGAATGGGGTCAATGACAGAAAGGCTCCGCATGCTACCGCGATGGGCGGCGGCCCTGATGCTCGTGATGCTGGCCGGATGCAGCGGCACCACGAAGTCCGTGCGCCTGCACACGGGACAGGGCGACCCCGGCATCGTCACTCCGCGCACTGGCGATGCCGCGCTGGTGGAACTGGACGCAGGCGACTTCGCCGAGGTCGTCGAAGCGCTGGCCCGAAGCGTGCGGCCGTCCACGCGTCCCCAGGAAGCGGCGCGTCGGTTGTTCGAGATGGATTCTCGCAGCGGTTCGTACCTGTACGAGATACGCAGCCACCGTGTCATCCCGCAGAGCCCAGGCGAACAGCCAGAGGGGCAACAGCCCACGACTGAAGTCGAGTTGACACGGGCATACCTGCGCTGGTGCGAGCGCACTCACAAGCCCGGCGATTGCCTGCGACTCCTCGTGGAGAGTCCCACCGTCACCGGGGATGGCCGTTACGCCCTGGCCATGGCCCAGGCCGAGGGCGTCGTAATCGGCGAGCTGATGGCTGCCTTCAAAGATATGGCCGACCCCCAGGCCATGCTGTCGGCGGTTCTGTGGACGTGCACCACCTACATGGTCTTGCTCGCGCTGCCCGAGCCCACCTCGAAGGGCGTGGCCGCCGTGATGACCGCCTCGCTCATTGCCTACGTAGGGATCGATACGTTCTGGAGCCTCATCGTGGGCTTCAAGCGACTGGTGGAAGAGACGGAGCGGGCCACCACGTTTGACGAACTCCGCGAGGCTGGAGAGCGCTACGGCAAGGTCATGGGTCGCAACGCTGCGCGAGCGTTCGCCATGTTGGCCACGGCTGCCATCGGGGACACTGCGGCGGGGCTGGGGTCGAAGGTGCCAATGCTCCCCAGCGCCGCACAGGCAGCGGTGCAGGCCGAAACGCAAATGGGAATCAGGCTCGCGGCGGTCGCATCCGTGGGAACGGTGGCCGTAAGCGCCGAGGTTGTCACCATCTCCCTCGCGCCCAGCGCGGTGGCCATGGCGGCCGGAGTCACGAGCAACGGAACACCTGCCAAGTCCGGTTCCACAGGCACCAGGGCCTGGAACTCATTCAGCGGGTTCAAGAAGGCCATGGGGCCTGCGGGCCCGAACAAGGAGTGGCACCACATCGTCGAGCAGACCCCGGGCAACGTGAACCGCTTCGGCCCTCAGTCCCTCCACAACACCGAAAACATCATCCCACTGGACAAGAAACTGCACACCGACGTCAGCGCCCTCTATTCGTCGGTGCGACGCGATATCACCGGCTCGACATTGACCGTGCGGCAATGGTTGGGCACACAGTCCTTCGCAGCCCAACGTGACTTCGGGCTGTTGGCCATTGAGAACGTCGGAAAGGGGCTCTGGTGATGAACTTGGATGAGCTTGTCGAGCAGTTCGCCCAGAACGTCGTCGCCCAGAACGAGGCCATCTTCCGGGGCGACGCCAAGACTGGGAACAAGCACGCCAGGAAGTACGGCGCCGCAGTCGACAAGCTCCTCGCCCACGGAGACGCCGGGCGTGAAGCGCTCTCCGTATTGCTCAAGCATGAGCGAATGGACGTGCGCGTGATGGCGGCCGCCCATCTGCTCCGCTACCGCACGGCCGAAGCCAAGGCCGTTCTGGAGGAAGCAGCCAAGGGCCAGGGCCTGGTCCCATTTGGGGCCCAGCAAACCTTGAAGCGATGGGAAGAAGGAACCTGGGCGCTCGATCCGGCATGACCGCCGGGCTCCAATCACAGCTCAGTGCGCACTCGCGCGTGACTCGGCGGAAGCCACGGCGTGCTTGGCCATGTCCTCGAGTCCGGCAGCCCCGAGGCGCGCGAGTCCTTCCTCGAAGTTCTTCCCCTGCATGCTGTCCACGTCCAGAAGCACCGAGAACGCCTTGCCCACGAAGCCGTTCTCTCCCTCCATGCGCCAGGTCACCTTCGTTCCCTTCCCGTCCGGCACCAGGAGAAACACCGCGTAGCTCGTGGCCGAAAACGGCTTCAAGAACACCATCTCCACCCGCACCCGCTCGTCGGGCTGGCTCTCCTGGATGGTCAGCCGCCCCTCGCCCATCTGGTTGTTTCCCTTCCACGCGTACCGCGCCCCCACACCCGTCGGCGATCCATCGATGCGCCGCTCCGCGTTCGGATCCAACTTCTCGTAGGGCGACCACCGACCCCACTGGTGGAAATCATTGAGCAACGTGAAGACGACGGACGCGGGCACCGGGAGATGCGCCGTGCGCTCGATGCGGAACGCCGCCGGACGCGTGGCGACAAACGCGATGAAGCCGACGACGAGCACCGCGAGCGCAAGGAGGATGTACGTGGCCATGGGAATCTCTCTTTCGTGGGGAGAGCCGAAGCAGGCTTCCATCCCGACAACGAATGAGGATTCGGTGGATCGACACGGCCCGCATTTTTCCGGCCTGCGGGCCGTGCCACGGGGCCATCGCCCCTTGGACTACACCGGCTGCGCGTCGGGCTGACGGTCCGGATGCGCCGCCTGGAAGGCGGGGAGCGCCTCACACGCGGCCTCGATGCGCAGCAGCGTGGGGAACGCCGCCACGTCCACCGCGAAGCGCCGCGCGTTGTAGAGCTGCGGCACCAGGCAGATGTCCGCCAGCGACACCGCATCCCCCACACAGAAGCGACCCGCCAGCGGCTTCACCGTGGCCTCCAGCGCCTCCAGGCCCCGGCCAATCCAGTGCGCCGCCCAGGCCCGCTCGTCCACCTTCAGCTCGTTCTTCAGCTTCTGGAGGACCGACAGGTTCTGCAACGGCTGGATGCCCGAGTTCACCATCTCCGCGAGCATCCGCACCCGGGCCTTCAACAGCAGATCCTCGGGGAACAACGAAGGCTGCGGAATGCGCGCGTCCAAGTACTCAAGAATGGGGAGCGACTGGGACAGCCGCCGCGTCTCGCCGCCCTCCGTCCACTCCAGCGTGGGCACCGTGCGCATGGGATTGAGCGCGCGGTACTCGGCCGTGTTCTGCTTGCCCCCGTCCTCCATCAGGTGCACGGGGATGTACTCGTAGGACAGGCCCTTGAGGTTCAGGCCCGCCCGCGCACGCCAGGACGCCGAGGAGCGCCAGTAGCTGTAGAGCCGCAACCCCTTCATGGGACCTTCACCACCTTCTGCGCGATGCGCCCGAACACGCTGTGCCCCTCACCATCCCGCATCTCGATCTCGATGGTGTCGCCGGGCTTCATGAAGGGCGTCTTCGGCTTGCCCTCCTCGATGGTCTCGATCATCCGCCGCTCGGCGAGGCACGAGATGCCGCGCGCCCGGTCCGCGTTGGACACCGTGCCGCTGCCCAGGATGGTGCCCGCCGTGTAGGCGCGCGTCTTGGTGATGTGCTGGATGAGGTCGAAGAAGGAGAAGTGCATCTCCGGCCCCGCCTCGGGGTCTCCCACCAGCTGGCCGTTGAGCGTGCTGCGCATGCGCAGGTGCACGCGCCCGTCGTGCCAGGCCGCGCCCAGCTCGTCCGGCGTCACCGCGAACGGACCGAACGCCGTGGCCGGCTTGCTCTGGAAGAAGCCAAAGCCCTTGAGCAGCTCCTCCGGGATGAGGTTTCGCAACGACACGTCATTGGCGATCATCACCAGCTTGACGTGCTTTGCCCCGTCCTGGGCCTTGGTGCCCTGCGGCGTGTCGCCCAGGATGACGGCGACCTCGCTCTCGAAGTCCATGCCCCACGCCTCGTCCGCCAGCGGCAGGTCCGCGGTGGGCGCGAGGAAGTCTCCCGAGCCGCCTTGATAGACGAGCGGATCCGTCTTCAGCGTGGCGGGCGGCTCGGCGTTGCGCGCCTTGCGCACCAGGATGACGTGGTTGAGGTACGCGCTGCCATCCACCCACTCGTACGCGCGGGGCAACGGGGCGTGCAGGGCCTTCTCGTCCAGCGGGCGGCTCTGCACCGTGCCCGCCTCGAGCTGCTGCGACAGCGCGCGCAGCAGCGGCTCCTTCGCATCCCAATCATCCAGCGCGGCTTGCAGGGTGAGGGCCACGTTGGTGGCCAGCGCATAGGCTGAGTTGTCCCGCTTGACGACGATGAGCCGTCCGTCCCGGGTACCGTCCTTGAGCGTCGCGAGCTTCAATGCCGGGCTCCCTGGCGGCCAGGAGAAATAGCGGCGGCCGCCGCGTGCGCCCCGGCTTTTCCGCCGGGGGGCGGGGGGAGTCAAGCGTTCGCATGGGCATGGCGCACCGAGTCCACGCGCCCACACCTACAAGCAGCCACGCGGGCCGTCCGCGCCTCGCCTCGTCCGCGGGGACGGGGCGACCAGGCACACCCACCCGGTCGTCGCGGACCGCGTCCGTTGCCGGACGGTGACGAGCATTCCCAGCATGAAGGCGGCGGCCATTTCGCGCCCAGGCACCCGCCGCATGCGCGGCGACCGGAGGAGCCATGTCGAGGACGATGAGCCAGCGGTGGAAGCAGGGAGCGGTGCTCGGTGGCGTGCTGTGGCTCATGGGCCTGCCCACGGGCGCGCTGGCGCTCGCACCCCAAGCCGACGCGTCGACCTCGTCCTCGAAGCAGGAGGCCGCCAAGCAGCGCGCGGACATCACCGACGAGCAGGCCAAGAGCGCCATCCAGCACGCGCATGATCAGTTCCGCTACGTGAAGGACGGCAAGAACGCAGACTACATCCCGTTCCTCGCGCAGGTGAACCCGGACTACTTCGGCATCGTGCTCGTCACGGTGGATGGGCGCGTCTTCGAGGTGGGGGACAGCCAGCAGCCCTTCGCCATCGAGTCCGTCTCCAAGCCATTCACCCTGGCGCGCCTGCTCCAGGACGTGGGCGCGGAGACGGTGGAGACGAAGATTGGCGCCAACGCCACGGGCGCGCCGTTCAACTCCATCACCGTCATCGAGGAGAACAAGGAGGCCAAGCGTCCGCCCGCGGGCAACCCGCTGGTGAACGCGGGCGCCATCGCCTCGGTGAGCATGGTGCCAGCGGGCAACGCCGACGAGCGCTGGGCGCGCATCCTCGGCACCTACAACCTGTTCGCCGGGCGCAACCTCTCCGTGAACCAAGAGGTCTATCGCTCCGAGTCGGACACCAACACGCGCAACCGCGCCATCGCGTGGCTCTTGAAGTCCTATGACGTCATCCCGGGCGACCCCATGGAGGCCTTGGACATCTACACGCGCCAGTGCTCGGTGGCCATCACCGCCAAGGACCTCGCCGTGATGGGCGCCACGCTGGCCAACGGCGGCGTGAATCCCCTCACGGGCAAGCGCGTGATTGACGAGAAGAACGCGGAGAAGGTGCTGTCGATGATGCTCACCACGGGCCTCTACGAGAACTCGGGCAAGTGGTCCTTCGACGTGGGCCTGCCCGCCAAGAGCGGCGTGGGCGGCGGCATCGTCGCCGTGGTGCCGGGGCGCTTCGCCATCGCGACGTTCTCGCCTCCGCTGGATGAGGCGGGCAACAGCGTGCGCGGCCAGAAGGCCGTGCAGTCCATCGTGGACTCCATCGGTGGCGACGTCTTCAACGACCATGCGCCCGGCACCGGACAGCCCGCGGCCCGCCCCTGAGCGGCACGGGCTCGCGCGGTTCCCCCGGGGATGGGGTTTGGGTCACAGTGTCGGGCGGGCGGTCCCCGCCGCCCGATACCCCATCGCCCGGAGTCCGCATGACCGTCTGGAATGCCTCGTGCCGAGCGCTCGCCCTGGTGACCCTCCTGCCGCTCGCGGCCGTCGCGCTTCCCGTGCCCACCGCTCCCCCACCGCCCACGCGTCCGTCCAAGCAGTACACCATTGAACAGTTCATGGGGACGACCGGGCTGGTGGGCATGGACTTCACCGCCGACCAGAAGCACCTCCTCTACTCATCCAATCAGACGGGCATCTTCAACGTCTTCCGCGTCCCCGTGGGCGGAGGGACGCCCACGCAGCTCACCCACTCCACCACCGACAGCACGTTCCTCGTGAGCGCGTTTCCGCGCGACGAGCGCCTGCTGTTCCGGAGGGATCAGGGCGGCAACGAGCAGCTCCACCTCTACGTGCGCACTCCGGACGGCAAGGAGAAAGACCTCACGCCGGGCACAAAGCTGCGCGCGTCGTTCGTGGGCTGGAGCCGCGATGACTCCGCCTTCTACGTCCTCACCAACGAGCGCGACGCGCGCTTCATGGACCTGTACCGCTACGACGCGAAGACCTACGCGCGCACGCTGCTCTTCCAGAACGACGGGGGCTACGACGTCGCGGGCGTGGCGCCGGACGAGAAGTCCGTGGCGCTGCAAAAGCCCCGCACCACATCCGACAACGACCTGTGGCGCTACGACGTGGCGACCCGCGCGCTCAAGCACCTGACGCCCCACCAGGGCGACGCCCAATTCTCCGTCGCCGACTTCGACCCCGTCTCTGGCGCGCTGTACCTGCTGACCAACGTCAACTCGGAGTTCACCCGCGTGGTACGCTACGCGGACGCCACCGGGACGCTGGAGGAGGTGGAGAAGACGGACTGGGACATCGTCTCGTCCACGTTCTCGCGCAGCGGCGCCTATCGCATCACCGTCATCAACGAGGACGGCCGCGCCACGGTGCGCCTGCACGACGTGAAGAAGGGCACCGACCTGCCCCTGCCCACGCTCCCCGAGGGAGACGTCGTCGCGGTCCAGTTCTCGCGCGATGAGCAGCGGCTCTCGCTCCTGCACAACGGCGACCGCTCGCCCACCAACCTCTACGCCTACGCGCTGGCCACGAAGAAGGCCACGCGCCTGACGAACACCCTGTCGCCCGCGGTGGACGCCGAGGACCTGGTGGAGGCCCAGCGCGTGCGCTTCAAGTCGTCCGACGGGCTGGAGATCCCCAACATCCTCTACAAGCCGCACCAGGCCTCGCCGGACAACAAGGTCCCCGCGCTCGTGTGGGTGCACGGCGGCCCCGGAGGACAGACGCGCAAGGGCTACGCGGCGTTCATGCAGTACCTGGCCAACCACGGGTACGTGGTGCTCGGCATCAACAACCGGGGCAGCTCCGGCTACGGCAAGAGCTTCTTCCGCTCGGACGACCAGAAGCACGGCCGCGAGCCGCTGCGCGACTGCGTGGAGGCGCGCAAGTACCTGGCCAGCCTGCCGTACGTGGACGCCACGCGCGTGGGCATCATCGGCGGCAGCTACGGCGGCTACATGACGCTGGCCGCGCTCGCCTTCCAACCGGAGGCCTTCAACGTGGGCGTGGACATCTTCGGCGTGGCCAACTGGCTGCGCACGCTGAAGAACATGCCCCCGTATTGGGAGTCCCGGCGCCAGGCGCTCTACCAGGAGATGGGCGACCCGACGACGCAGGAGCAGATGCTGCGCGACATCTCGCCCCTCTTCCACGCGGAGCAGATCCGCAAGCCGCTGCTCGTCATCCAGGGCGCCAACGACCCGCGGGTGCTGCGCGTGGAGTCCGACGAGATGGTGCAGGCGGTGCGCAAGAACAACGTGCCCGTCGAGTACGTCGTCTTCCCCGACGAGGGCCACGGGTTCAGCAAGAAGAAGAACGAGCTGGAGGCCTACTCGCGCACGCTGGGCTTCTTGGATCAGTACCTCAAGCAGCCCGCCAGCGCCTCCG
It encodes the following:
- a CDS encoding TetR/AcrR family transcriptional regulator gives rise to the protein MQGRPKKRAKKPEATQSIWTRQEPSTRQPKLSRAKISEAAIAIADTEGFDAVSMRSVAQRLGGSTMSLYYYVKTRAELLALMDDALMGELLLPTVSKKGPQALLDIALGTAEMLRRHPWALVAMRGAPPGPNALSHAEQCLETLAETKLSAKEKLTLLAMVDDYVFGHALREAETQTPTDEALAKKLMETGNFPRLEETFRHGKPTPDPKRLRRGLEALIRLSLPL
- a CDS encoding FAD-dependent monooxygenase — its product is MVYEQEVLVVGAGPTGLTLAVDLARRGVRVRIVDAATEPSRGSRGKGIQPRTQEIFDLLGVMPEIAQVGGLYQRLRFHWGPFSFRGGSLGTRHAPTEAMPYPNLLQVPQFKTEGVLRARLASLGVSVEFGRRFESFVQRDDGVDVTLSDGVRVRCAFLVGCDGGRSAVRKALGFGLVGSTVEDKTLLVGDVNVEGLSRADWHVWPWARGGMLGLCPMPHSDFFQVTCPKVEDVAGLIESVTKCRVSEVLTSSSYTPQARMVQRYRAGRVFLAGDAAHLHPPTGGQGLNTGVQDAWNLGWKLAWALRGGPDSILDSYQAERLPVAAAVLNLSRTLYVNRSMKRGALTNQLGLHYRESALSSGVPMGELHPGDRMPDGRLPNGQRVFDVLRHPGATLLARGDSKVLVRPDGYIASIGRDDVDHYAGMPVLRVSA
- a CDS encoding SRPBCC family protein; translated protein: MATYILLALAVLVVGFIAFVATRPAAFRIERTAHLPVPASVVFTLLNDFHQWGRWSPYEKLDPNAERRIDGSPTGVGARYAWKGNNQMGEGRLTIQESQPDERVRVEMVFLKPFSATSYAVFLLVPDGKGTKVTWRMEGENGFVGKAFSVLLDVDSMQGKNFEEGLARLGAAGLEDMAKHAVASAESRASAH
- the maiA gene encoding maleylacetoacetate isomerase — protein: MKGLRLYSYWRSSASWRARAGLNLKGLSYEYIPVHLMEDGGKQNTAEYRALNPMRTVPTLEWTEGGETRRLSQSLPILEYLDARIPQPSLFPEDLLLKARVRMLAEMVNSGIQPLQNLSVLQKLKNELKVDERAWAAHWIGRGLEALEATVKPLAGRFCVGDAVSLADICLVPQLYNARRFAVDVAAFPTLLRIEAACEALPAFQAAHPDRQPDAQPV
- a CDS encoding fumarylacetoacetate hydrolase family protein; the protein is MKLATLKDGTRDGRLIVVKRDNSAYALATNVALTLQAALDDWDAKEPLLRALSQQLEAGTVQSRPLDEKALHAPLPRAYEWVDGSAYLNHVILVRKARNAEPPATLKTDPLVYQGGSGDFLAPTADLPLADEAWGMDFESEVAVILGDTPQGTKAQDGAKHVKLVMIANDVSLRNLIPEELLKGFGFFQSKPATAFGPFAVTPDELGAAWHDGRVHLRMRSTLNGQLVGDPEAGPEMHFSFFDLIQHITKTRAYTAGTILGSGTVSNADRARGISCLAERRMIETIEEGKPKTPFMKPGDTIEIEMRDGEGHSVFGRIAQKVVKVP
- the glsA gene encoding glutaminase A, with protein sequence MGLPTGALALAPQADASTSSSKQEAAKQRADITDEQAKSAIQHAHDQFRYVKDGKNADYIPFLAQVNPDYFGIVLVTVDGRVFEVGDSQQPFAIESVSKPFTLARLLQDVGAETVETKIGANATGAPFNSITVIEENKEAKRPPAGNPLVNAGAIASVSMVPAGNADERWARILGTYNLFAGRNLSVNQEVYRSESDTNTRNRAIAWLLKSYDVIPGDPMEALDIYTRQCSVAITAKDLAVMGATLANGGVNPLTGKRVIDEKNAEKVLSMMLTTGLYENSGKWSFDVGLPAKSGVGGGIVAVVPGRFAIATFSPPLDEAGNSVRGQKAVQSIVDSIGGDVFNDHAPGTGQPAARP
- a CDS encoding S9 family peptidase, whose amino-acid sequence is MTVWNASCRALALVTLLPLAAVALPVPTAPPPPTRPSKQYTIEQFMGTTGLVGMDFTADQKHLLYSSNQTGIFNVFRVPVGGGTPTQLTHSTTDSTFLVSAFPRDERLLFRRDQGGNEQLHLYVRTPDGKEKDLTPGTKLRASFVGWSRDDSAFYVLTNERDARFMDLYRYDAKTYARTLLFQNDGGYDVAGVAPDEKSVALQKPRTTSDNDLWRYDVATRALKHLTPHQGDAQFSVADFDPVSGALYLLTNVNSEFTRVVRYADATGTLEEVEKTDWDIVSSTFSRSGAYRITVINEDGRATVRLHDVKKGTDLPLPTLPEGDVVAVQFSRDEQRLSLLHNGDRSPTNLYAYALATKKATRLTNTLSPAVDAEDLVEAQRVRFKSSDGLEIPNILYKPHQASPDNKVPALVWVHGGPGGQTRKGYAAFMQYLANHGYVVLGINNRGSSGYGKSFFRSDDQKHGREPLRDCVEARKYLASLPYVDATRVGIIGGSYGGYMTLAALAFQPEAFNVGVDIFGVANWLRTLKNMPPYWESRRQALYQEMGDPTTQEQMLRDISPLFHAEQIRKPLLVIQGANDPRVLRVESDEMVQAVRKNNVPVEYVVFPDEGHGFSKKKNELEAYSRTLGFLDQYLKQPASASVTN
- a CDS encoding DUF2019 domain-containing protein; the protein is MNLDELVEQFAQNVVAQNEAIFRGDAKTGNKHARKYGAAVDKLLAHGDAGREALSVLLKHERMDVRVMAAAHLLRYRTAEAKAVLEEAAKGQGLVPFGAQQTLKRWEEGTWALDPA